A section of the Delphinus delphis chromosome 1, mDelDel1.2, whole genome shotgun sequence genome encodes:
- the CHI3L2 gene encoding LOW QUALITY PROTEIN: chitinase-3-like protein 2 (The sequence of the model RefSeq protein was modified relative to this genomic sequence to represent the inferred CDS: inserted 2 bases in 2 codons; substituted 4 bases at 4 genomic stop codons) produces MGEITMDQNSVSLGSAYKLVCYFTNWSRDRQEPGKFTLESTDPFLCSHLIYSFVSIGNNKVIIKDKNDVMLSQTISRLKTKNPKLKILLSVGRYLFGSKGFHRMVDSSTLRLEFINSVILFLRNHNFDGLDXSWIYPDLKDNTCFTVLIHELAEAFQXDFVKSTKERLLLTAGVSAGRHMIDNSYQIKELVKELDFINLLSFDFHGSWEKPLITGHNSPLRKXQLDRGTSSYYNVEIYFSFXKYAVGYWINKGTPVKKVVMGIPMYGRSSTLASAENTXGAPAPGPGAAGPITKFSGFLAYYEICHFLKGVKITRLQDHQVPYAVKGNXWVSYDDVESVETKVQFLKNLNLGGAMIWSIDMDDFTSKSCSQGSYPLFQAVKRSLGSLGR; encoded by the exons ATGGGAGAAATCACCATGGACCAGAATTCTGTCTCGCTGG GATCTGCCTACAAACTGGTTTGCTACTTTACCAACTGGTCACGGGACAGGCAGGAACCAGGAAAGTTCACCCTTGAGAGCACTGACCCCTTCCTATGTTCTCACCTCATCTACTCATTCGTCAGCATCGGTAACAACAAGGTCATCATCAAGGACAAGAATGATGTGATGCTTTCCCAGACCATCAGCAGACTCAAAACCAA GAATCCCAAACTGAAAATTCTCTTGTCCGTTGGAAGGTATCTGTTTGGTTCCAAAGG GTTCCACCGCATGGTTGATTCTTCCACATTACGTTTGGAATTTATCAACTCTGTAATCCTGTTTCTGAGGAACCATAACTTTGATGGGCTGG ATAGCTGGATTTACCCAGATCTGAAAGACAACACTTGTTTCACTGTGCTGATTCAT GAGTTAGCAGAAGCCTTTCAGTAGGATTTTGTAAAGTCCACCAAAGAAAGGCTTCTCTTGACTGCAGGAGTTTCCGCAGGGAGGCATATGATTGACAACAGCTATCAGATCAAGGAATTGGTAAA AGAACTGGATTTCATCAACCTCCTTTCCTTTGACTTCCATGGGTCTTGGGAAAAGCCCCTCATCACTGGCCATAATAGCCCTCTGAGAAAGTAGCAGCTGGACAGAGGGACAAGCTCTTACTACAATGTGGAGA TCTACTTCTCTTTCTAGAAATATGCTGTGGGATACTGGATAAACAAAGGGACACCTGTGAAGAAGGTGGTCATGGGCATCCCAATGTATGGACGTTCCTCTACACTGGCCTCTGCAGAAAACA TGGGGGCCCCTGCCCCTGGTCCTGGAGCTGCTGGCCCCATCACCAAGTTTTCAGGCTTCCTGGCTTATTATGAG ATCTGCCACTTCCTGAAAGGAGTCAAGATCACGAGGCTCCAGGATCATCAGGTTCCCTATGCAGTCAAGGGAAACTAGTGGGTGAGCTATGATGATGTGGAGAGCGTGGAGACCAAG GTTCAGTTCCTAAAGAATCTAAACCTGGGAGGGGCCATGATCTGGTCCATTGACATGGATGACTTTACCAGCAAATCCTGCAGCCAGGGCTCCTACCCCCTCTTTCAAGCTGTCAAGAGAAGCCTTGGCTCCCTAGGAAGATAA